A genomic segment from Aegilops tauschii subsp. strangulata cultivar AL8/78 chromosome 1, Aet v6.0, whole genome shotgun sequence encodes:
- the LOC109754778 gene encoding uncharacterized protein, whose translation MASSLLRSGQRLLRHHRGRLPAAFSTAAAEELIDVRKLPTDYDPSTFDPTAPPSRPPPSDRVWRLVDDVSALTLAEAAELSALLLRRLDIPSAPPIAILNSAAGLGGGGAAAAGAAGDKPAAAAEKTVFELRLDSFDAASKIKVIKEIRTFTDLGLKEAKELVEKAPAVIKGGLSKEEAEKIVERMKALGAKVVMD comes from the coding sequence ATGGCCTCCTCCCTCCTCCGCTCCGGCCAGCGCCTCCTCCGCCACCACCGCGGCCGCCTCCCCGCGGCCTTCTCCACGGCGGCCGCCGAGGAGCTCATCGACGTGCGCAAGCTGCCCACCGACTACGACCCCTCCACCTTCGACCCGACCGCGCCGCCGTCCCGCCCGCCGCCCTCCGACCGCGTCTGGCGCCTCGTCGACGACGTCTCCGCCCTCACCCTCGCCGAGGCCGCCGAGCTCTCCGCCCTCCTGCTCCGCCGCCTCGACATCCCCTCCGCGCCGCCCATCGCCATCCTCAACTCCGccgcgggcctcggcggcggcggcgcggcggccgccggcgcggccggcgACAAGCCGGCGGCCGCGGCCGAGAAGACGGTCTTCGAGCTGCGGCTGGACTCGTTCGACGCGGCGAGCAAGATCAAGGTGATCAAGGAGATCCGGACGTTCACCGACCTCGGGCTCAAGGAGGCCAAGGAGCTGGTGGAGAAGGCCCCCGCCGTGATCAAGGGAGGGTTGTCCAAGgaggaggccgagaagatcgtcGAGCGGATGAAGGCCCTCGGCGCCAAGGTCGTCATGGACTGA
- the LOC109754776 gene encoding uncharacterized protein: MAAAGGTSSDDVPVIQAENLTSNVRSILYSRTFLSIISGVVAGIWGFTGLTGFVFYFLIMLVASIGLLAKSKFSVHTYFDSWSRILVEGVLAGLMSFVLFWTFAYDIVHIF, from the exons atggcggcggccggcggcaccTCCTCCGACGATGTCCCCGTCATCCAGGCGGAGAACCTCACCAGCAACGTCAGGTCCATCCTCTACAG CCGGACTTTCTTGTCGATCATCAGTGGAGTAGTTGCTGGTATCTGGGGGTTCACGGGTCTGACGGGCTTCGTCTTCTACTTTCTGATAATGTTGGTAGCTTCTATTGGGCTCTTGGCAAAGTCGAAGTTCTCAGTCCACACGTACTTCGATAGTTGGAGCAGGATTTTGGTTGAAGGCGTTTTGGCCGGCCTTATG TCCTTCGTGCTGTTCTGGAC ATTTGCGTACGATATCGTCCACATTTTCTGA